A genomic region of Fodinisporobacter ferrooxydans contains the following coding sequences:
- a CDS encoding ABC transporter substrate-binding protein: MNKQGKWGSVGTVVIIMSGLLVGCGSQIASSSAANGSSGNGKIVITMQLQSNTGDASSKQNKSLVDLTKKYEQQHPNVQVQFLPNPYHDISQANAALLTKAAARSAPDIVFEQYGPANSGAIPDGILLNLNTYLNQPDPYIPGNKKWIDAWKSQYIPYMTKKPGEMYILLASAIATEIVYNKEDFAKAGITSTPKTFAEWLDDMKKLQAVGITPFMFNAAGQCNPSWFERKISSSLLAPDLSQFNVNHSQVVTGLGVAVGIKKGIISMKNPTYKAGWQLLDQMKPYLAPGASQYDACAPVNSVSPPLSPVTPFIQNKFAMTWLHTGYLPQLNTLGFAGKYGFFSFPTITKESTPYASGTNVTGVVGGPNGSGEWSVTTQAANATMTPEKTKQVIDYLQYLYSPQNIGPLVKDMGNGAYIPILTGADGGGMPGASDLLPVGAPPKTVDGVIDEGLTNAAHDEGERVLQNYINGTLSFDQFANQWDAILQKAADTWAQTNHVDLSKYTK; encoded by the coding sequence ATGAATAAACAAGGAAAATGGGGAAGTGTCGGCACTGTTGTAATCATAATGTCCGGCCTTTTGGTTGGGTGCGGCAGTCAAATTGCCAGTTCAAGTGCTGCAAATGGCAGTTCCGGTAACGGTAAGATCGTAATTACAATGCAATTACAATCAAACACCGGTGACGCTTCATCCAAACAAAATAAATCTTTAGTAGATCTGACGAAAAAGTATGAACAGCAGCATCCGAATGTACAGGTTCAATTCTTGCCGAATCCTTATCATGATATTTCCCAAGCAAACGCTGCATTACTGACAAAAGCGGCGGCTCGCTCAGCACCCGATATCGTTTTTGAACAATATGGACCAGCGAATTCCGGGGCGATACCTGATGGCATTTTATTAAATTTAAACACATATTTGAATCAACCTGATCCATATATTCCGGGGAACAAAAAATGGATCGATGCATGGAAGTCTCAGTATATTCCGTATATGACGAAAAAACCTGGTGAAATGTACATTCTGTTAGCATCTGCTATCGCTACTGAAATCGTTTACAATAAAGAGGATTTTGCCAAGGCTGGCATTACGTCAACTCCGAAGACGTTTGCCGAGTGGTTGGATGATATGAAAAAACTGCAAGCGGTTGGTATAACTCCTTTTATGTTTAACGCAGCTGGTCAATGCAATCCATCCTGGTTTGAAAGAAAAATTTCATCATCCTTGTTAGCTCCGGATCTCTCTCAATTCAATGTGAATCATAGCCAGGTTGTAACTGGATTAGGTGTGGCAGTTGGCATTAAAAAGGGCATCATTTCGATGAAAAACCCGACGTATAAGGCTGGTTGGCAGTTATTAGATCAAATGAAACCTTATTTGGCGCCAGGTGCATCACAATATGATGCGTGTGCACCGGTAAACTCTGTGAGTCCGCCGTTGTCGCCTGTTACTCCTTTTATTCAAAACAAATTTGCAATGACTTGGCTCCATACGGGGTATTTGCCGCAGTTGAATACACTTGGTTTTGCAGGAAAATATGGATTCTTCTCATTCCCGACTATAACGAAAGAGTCAACGCCTTATGCTTCCGGTACCAATGTTACCGGTGTCGTAGGCGGACCGAACGGCAGTGGCGAATGGTCCGTTACCACACAGGCAGCAAATGCCACAATGACGCCTGAAAAGACAAAACAGGTAATTGATTATCTGCAGTATCTGTACTCCCCACAAAATATCGGACCTTTAGTAAAAGACATGGGGAATGGCGCGTATATTCCGATCCTGACAGGGGCCGATGGCGGTGGTATGCCTGGAGCATCCGATCTATTGCCAGTAGGCGCACCGCCGAAAACTGTTGACGGTGTCATTGATGAAGGTTTAACAAATGCAGCGCATGACGAAGGTGAACGTGTTTTACAAAACTACATTAATGGCACATTAAGTTTTGATCAGTTTGCCAATCAATGGGATGCAATATTACAGAAAGCAGCAGACACTTGGGCACAAACAAACCATGTAGATTTAAGCAAATATACAAAATAA
- a CDS encoding carbohydrate ABC transporter permease — MKRFSFGNIFSILLLVLFTYIPFFTVLENSIKSDTQIAANPLGILWTFHSGNYMSAWNGMVRYLGNTVIVAIISVMIAIPVAAAAGYVFATMRFRGKTLLFYCFLGLLMIPWTLTLIPLFLEVKTFHLYGTWWALILPYAAGSQPLLVYLFRVFFEGIPEELFESARLDGCSEFGILLRIVTPLSVPILLTGTVLMFINIWGDYLWPTVAISDYHLFTVSAGLQTYLGSFGQSGHGAGAAYAAYLLAMGPIILLLLGSMKYFVNGVTAGAVKG, encoded by the coding sequence TTGAAACGATTTTCATTTGGCAATATCTTTTCAATATTGTTGTTAGTGTTGTTTACTTATATTCCCTTTTTTACAGTGTTGGAGAACTCTATAAAAAGCGACACCCAAATCGCAGCAAATCCACTTGGAATTCTGTGGACATTTCATTCAGGGAACTACATGAGTGCTTGGAATGGCATGGTGCGCTATCTCGGCAATACTGTCATAGTTGCCATCATATCGGTCATGATCGCGATCCCCGTTGCAGCAGCAGCTGGATATGTATTTGCAACGATGAGATTTCGAGGTAAAACTTTACTCTTTTACTGTTTTTTGGGTTTGTTGATGATACCTTGGACTTTAACTCTGATTCCGCTATTTTTGGAAGTCAAAACCTTTCATTTATATGGTACATGGTGGGCGCTGATATTACCTTATGCCGCCGGCAGCCAGCCGTTGCTTGTGTATCTGTTTCGAGTATTTTTCGAGGGTATTCCGGAAGAGTTATTTGAAAGTGCCCGTCTCGATGGATGTTCCGAGTTTGGGATTTTGCTGAGAATTGTGACGCCCCTTTCTGTTCCCATTTTACTGACGGGGACCGTCTTGATGTTTATTAACATTTGGGGTGATTATTTGTGGCCGACGGTAGCCATTTCTGATTATCATCTCTTTACGGTTTCCGCCGGATTACAAACATACCTTGGAAGCTTTGGCCAGAGCGGGCATGGTGCAGGTGCCGCATATGCAGCGTATTTGTTGGCGATGGGACCGATTATTCTATTATTACTCGGGTCAATGAAATACTTTGTTAACGGAGTTACTGCCGGCGCAGTTAAAGGTTGA
- a CDS encoding cysteine desulfurase family protein codes for MQRIYLDYNASTPIAPEVAEAMKPFLTDYYGNPSTSHWAGKPARQAFEKARQQVANLLGCEPDEIIFTSGGSESNNHALKGVFFALKEKGSHIITTQIEHPAIINPCKFLEKLGAKVTYVGVDRYGQVSPTDIEQAITHETILISVMHANNEVGTIQPIADIAKIAKKYGVLLHTDAAQSVGKIPTRVDELGVDLLSVAGHKVYAPKGIGALYIKRGTQLEPFVHGAGHEGGRRAGTENILLAVGLGKACELAAEHLNDAKIKDLRDYFWDELKKHFKEDIVLNGHPEECIPNTVSVSFIGKVGQDILENIPELAASTGSACHSGMVQLSSVLRAMEVEEHVGKGTIRFSLGRYTTKEEIDQVVRRLKESV; via the coding sequence GTGCAAAGAATCTATCTTGACTACAATGCCAGTACACCCATTGCCCCGGAAGTTGCAGAAGCAATGAAACCTTTTTTAACAGATTATTATGGCAATCCGTCAACTAGTCACTGGGCCGGAAAACCCGCAAGACAGGCGTTTGAAAAGGCGCGGCAGCAAGTTGCCAATTTGTTAGGCTGTGAACCTGATGAAATCATTTTTACAAGCGGTGGCAGTGAATCAAATAACCATGCCTTAAAAGGGGTATTCTTTGCCCTCAAAGAAAAAGGCAGCCATATCATAACGACACAGATCGAACACCCGGCTATCATCAATCCGTGTAAATTTTTAGAAAAACTAGGAGCGAAAGTTACATATGTCGGTGTGGATCGTTATGGTCAGGTGTCGCCGACAGATATTGAGCAGGCGATTACACATGAAACGATTTTGATATCGGTGATGCATGCGAACAATGAGGTGGGGACGATTCAACCGATCGCCGACATTGCCAAAATCGCCAAGAAATACGGCGTTCTGCTCCATACCGATGCAGCCCAATCGGTCGGAAAAATCCCGACAAGAGTTGACGAGTTGGGTGTGGATTTATTGTCGGTGGCCGGGCACAAAGTATATGCGCCAAAAGGTATCGGTGCATTGTATATAAAAAGAGGAACACAGCTTGAACCGTTTGTGCACGGAGCCGGCCATGAGGGAGGAAGACGAGCCGGAACCGAAAATATTCTGCTTGCCGTCGGCCTCGGCAAGGCTTGTGAACTGGCAGCGGAACATCTGAACGATGCCAAAATCAAAGATTTGCGGGACTATTTTTGGGATGAATTAAAGAAGCACTTCAAAGAGGATATTGTCTTGAACGGTCATCCGGAGGAATGCATCCCCAATACAGTAAGCGTCAGCTTTATTGGAAAGGTCGGTCAGGACATACTGGAGAACATTCCTGAACTTGCTGCTTCTACAGGTTCTGCGTGTCATTCCGGGATGGTTCAGCTGTCTTCCGTGTTACGAGCGATGGAAGTTGAGGAACATGTCGGCAAAGGAACGATTCGTTTCAGCTTGGGAAGATATACGACCAAAGAAGAGATCGATCAAGTCGTACGGCGGTTAAAAGAAAGTGTTTGA
- a CDS encoding GntR family transcriptional regulator, translating into MDKMNSAYDEIENNLDHNSPIPLHYQLKEIIRSNILAGKLVGQDGKVPTETELSNRFKVSRITVRTAMEALVNEGLLWRKRGSGTYLNTNRVENWVGKLMGFSETISAAGFSPNGKVLDKGMTQKLPKAICEQLQTTKAWRFKRLRFANTQPIAIEESFFIPEIGSVLEMQGDLDNMITYRFIEQDLKIGLHEAKQLITAVNASKEEALMLNIFERDALLYIERLTKSQDGKPIEFLKAKYRPDYFQYVIQLHRQIRT; encoded by the coding sequence ATGGATAAAATGAATTCGGCTTACGATGAGATCGAAAATAATTTGGACCATAATAGTCCCATTCCTTTGCATTACCAGCTTAAAGAAATTATTCGAAGCAACATACTTGCCGGGAAATTAGTGGGACAAGATGGAAAAGTGCCTACTGAGACAGAATTATCGAATCGTTTTAAAGTCAGTCGAATAACCGTTCGCACAGCAATGGAAGCCTTGGTAAATGAAGGTCTTTTATGGAGAAAAAGAGGAAGCGGAACATATCTTAACACGAATCGGGTAGAAAATTGGGTTGGGAAACTTATGGGATTTTCTGAAACTATTTCAGCTGCCGGATTTAGCCCAAATGGTAAAGTATTAGACAAAGGCATGACACAGAAATTGCCGAAGGCAATTTGCGAACAATTACAAACAACGAAAGCATGGCGGTTTAAGAGGCTAAGGTTTGCAAACACCCAACCAATTGCAATTGAAGAATCCTTTTTCATACCTGAAATAGGTTCGGTGCTTGAGATGCAAGGCGACTTGGACAATATGATTACGTATCGTTTTATCGAACAAGATTTAAAGATCGGCTTACATGAGGCGAAACAACTTATTACAGCAGTAAACGCCAGCAAAGAAGAAGCACTCATGTTAAATATTTTCGAAAGAGATGCTCTGTTATATATTGAGCGATTGACAAAATCTCAGGATGGGAAACCGATCGAGTTTTTAAAGGCTAAATACCGGCCCGACTATTTCCAGTATGTGATTCAATTACACAGACAAATCCGCACTTGA
- a CDS encoding NAD(P)-dependent oxidoreductase, with protein MRIGCIGVGKMGGGLARNLIRSGYDVVVYDIDREAVKRVLKVGGSAVHSPSEMAAMVDVLFTSLPLPKHLTDLLIDESGILDQMQPGSTVIDVSTIDPRTARLISDAASQRGLQFLACPLGKGPVQAEEGTQPIYAGGKREVFDQFESHLNKISTSVHYIGDVEQATAFKIISNLIGMTNVIVLCESLRLGEKFGIEQQFLQKLLATTGADSYQLTLRGPKILNQEYTPGFSVNLTLKDIRLGVSMANDLNQPTPFGSLAMEFFQRAQNSGLGEEDCAAVYKLFE; from the coding sequence ATGAGGATCGGATGTATTGGAGTGGGAAAGATGGGAGGAGGATTGGCTCGTAATCTCATTCGCTCAGGTTACGATGTAGTGGTTTATGATATTGATAGAGAAGCGGTTAAAAGGGTTTTGAAGGTTGGAGGGAGTGCTGTACATTCACCATCGGAAATGGCTGCTATGGTTGACGTACTATTCACAAGTTTGCCTTTGCCGAAACATCTGACAGATTTATTAATCGATGAATCTGGTATCTTAGATCAAATGCAACCCGGTTCTACTGTAATAGACGTGAGCACGATCGATCCACGGACTGCGCGCTTGATTTCCGATGCCGCATCCCAAAGGGGATTGCAATTTCTCGCCTGTCCTTTGGGGAAAGGGCCCGTGCAAGCAGAGGAAGGCACGCAACCAATCTATGCCGGCGGCAAGCGAGAGGTTTTTGATCAGTTCGAGTCCCATCTTAATAAAATCAGCACATCTGTACATTATATTGGCGATGTAGAGCAAGCGACTGCATTTAAGATCATAAGTAATCTTATTGGAATGACCAATGTCATCGTTTTATGTGAAAGTCTTCGTTTGGGAGAAAAATTTGGCATTGAACAGCAATTCCTGCAAAAACTTCTTGCCACTACTGGTGCAGATTCCTATCAGTTGACATTGCGTGGACCAAAAATCTTAAACCAAGAGTATACCCCCGGATTCTCGGTGAATCTTACCCTGAAAGATATTCGTTTGGGAGTCAGTATGGCGAATGATTTAAACCAACCCACACCGTTTGGCTCATTGGCGATGGAATTTTTCCAACGGGCACAGAACAGCGGATTGGGCGAAGAGGATTGTGCTGCAGTCTATAAGCTCTTCGAATAA
- a CDS encoding MFS transporter translates to MEKKRLIIHSKEDVIDFVNLNPVQKRGMLLIFVALGGIFIDAYDFVSLGIGSAQITQQFHLSSFALGFVTSIMALGAFIGALIGGAITDKFGRNIVFLLDLVLLVIAAFGAGLSPNYTWLLIFRLLMGVGVGIDMPVALSFISEFSNIRTKSRNVNFWQGFWYIATVSSGVIGFILYVFGVNETMWRWSVAFGGIVALVVLILRYFYMNESPMWAANNLPLTDVAKILENTYGVSVVLDETDVKNQGKNNAKIPFSILFSKKYRPRTLLSMIISATQSMQYYAIGFYIPVISTFIFGKGMLNSVTGTIIFNVFGILGGFTGAYLSTKYGTRKLAIYGYLVVAASLLFAGFTNGHVPILLSALPIATFIFGHSTGPGAQGKTMAALSYPTALRAIGTGGAEAASRVGSIIGFFFFPILLSDVGLSNTLLILTFCPVIGLLSGVLIKWEPNGKDLEKETYEIAEYNSEAVTSV, encoded by the coding sequence ATGGAGAAAAAAAGATTAATCATTCATTCCAAAGAAGATGTTATTGATTTCGTGAATTTGAACCCCGTTCAAAAAAGGGGCATGTTGCTTATATTTGTTGCACTTGGCGGAATTTTTATCGATGCCTATGACTTTGTCAGCCTTGGAATCGGAAGTGCGCAAATTACCCAACAATTTCACTTGTCATCTTTTGCACTTGGTTTTGTAACTTCGATTATGGCGTTAGGCGCTTTCATCGGTGCGTTGATCGGGGGAGCAATCACCGACAAGTTTGGGAGAAACATCGTTTTTCTCCTTGATTTGGTATTGCTCGTAATCGCCGCATTTGGAGCCGGATTATCTCCGAACTATACTTGGTTGTTGATATTCCGGCTCTTGATGGGGGTAGGGGTTGGGATTGATATGCCGGTAGCATTAAGTTTTATTTCAGAGTTTAGTAACATCCGGACAAAAAGCAGGAACGTAAACTTTTGGCAGGGATTTTGGTATATAGCAACGGTTTCGTCCGGAGTGATCGGTTTCATTCTTTATGTTTTTGGTGTAAATGAAACGATGTGGAGATGGTCGGTGGCGTTTGGTGGAATCGTTGCCTTGGTGGTTTTGATTCTGCGATATTTCTATATGAACGAAAGTCCGATGTGGGCAGCCAACAATTTGCCTTTGACTGATGTTGCAAAAATACTGGAAAATACCTACGGAGTATCTGTCGTATTAGATGAAACGGATGTAAAAAACCAAGGAAAAAATAACGCCAAAATTCCATTCTCCATATTATTTTCCAAAAAGTATCGACCGCGAACACTACTATCCATGATCATATCAGCCACGCAATCGATGCAATATTATGCCATAGGATTTTATATTCCCGTAATTTCTACGTTTATTTTTGGGAAAGGCATGCTAAATAGCGTCACAGGAACCATTATATTCAACGTATTTGGCATATTAGGCGGTTTTACCGGAGCGTATCTTAGCACAAAATATGGAACGAGGAAATTGGCGATATATGGGTATTTAGTTGTTGCCGCCAGTTTGTTGTTTGCCGGTTTTACAAACGGCCATGTTCCTATACTATTGTCTGCATTGCCAATTGCAACTTTTATATTTGGTCATTCCACCGGGCCAGGAGCACAAGGGAAGACGATGGCGGCACTTTCCTATCCAACCGCTCTTCGCGCCATAGGTACCGGAGGGGCTGAAGCCGCAAGTCGAGTGGGAAGTATCATCGGATTTTTCTTCTTCCCGATCCTTCTTTCTGATGTAGGACTCTCAAACACATTGCTGATTTTAACTTTTTGTCCTGTAATTGGATTACTTTCAGGAGTATTGATTAAGTGGGAACCAAACGGTAAAGATCTGGAAAAAGAGACGTATGAGATTGCTGAGTATAATTCAGAGGCAGTAACCAGTGTTTGA
- a CDS encoding NAD-dependent succinate-semialdehyde dehydrogenase: MKEFPLYINGMEVWAGNGWLPVINPATQEQIGRVPVMSRQQVRESIQCAMDAFQGWSKLPAKDRAKLLRDAAVVIYEEIDRLSRILTAEQGKPLSEARGELTMAAEYLEWFSEESRRIYGELIPASAVNKRLQVIRQPVGVVGAITPWNFPASMVTRKIAPALAAGCTVVLKPASATPLTAIALFEIFQRIGFPPGVTNLVVGSAKDIADEFLSNPIVRKVSFTGSTEVGRTLIRGGAEQIKKLSLELGGHAPFLVFDDCDLNDAVQGVIASKYRNAGQTCICANRLYVQSNVLEEFQYKLAAAVSHLKVGNGLDDGVDIGPMINTEARDHVINQVRDAVQRGGKVLTGGKIADVGLPGAFYSPTLLANVSDDAMLTREETFGPLIGIRSFESEEEAIRLANDTPYGLAAYVYTRDLGRVTRVSEALEYGIVGVNDPVPTVVQAPFGGIKESGWGREGGWQGIDAYLETKFISIRY, translated from the coding sequence GTGAAAGAATTTCCCCTCTATATAAATGGAATGGAGGTATGGGCAGGGAATGGATGGCTTCCCGTTATAAATCCTGCCACTCAGGAGCAGATCGGTCGAGTTCCTGTTATGTCGAGGCAACAGGTTCGTGAATCGATTCAGTGTGCAATGGACGCATTTCAGGGATGGTCAAAGCTTCCTGCCAAAGATAGGGCAAAATTATTGCGTGACGCAGCTGTTGTCATCTATGAGGAAATAGATCGTCTGAGTCGGATTCTCACTGCAGAACAAGGAAAGCCTCTGTCGGAGGCGCGTGGAGAGTTAACCATGGCAGCAGAATACTTGGAATGGTTTAGCGAAGAGTCCAGACGAATTTACGGCGAGTTAATCCCTGCATCTGCAGTAAACAAGCGACTTCAGGTTATTCGGCAGCCTGTAGGAGTTGTTGGAGCGATTACACCTTGGAATTTTCCGGCTTCCATGGTGACTCGCAAAATTGCCCCGGCCCTCGCCGCTGGTTGTACGGTCGTGCTTAAACCAGCCTCTGCAACACCTTTAACAGCAATTGCCTTGTTTGAAATTTTTCAAAGAATCGGTTTTCCGCCAGGGGTGACAAATCTTGTTGTTGGATCTGCAAAGGATATTGCTGACGAATTTCTGAGCAATCCGATCGTTAGGAAGGTGTCATTTACTGGTTCTACAGAAGTCGGTCGAACACTTATTCGGGGAGGAGCGGAACAGATTAAGAAATTGTCTTTGGAGCTTGGAGGCCATGCGCCGTTTCTCGTATTTGACGACTGTGATTTAAACGATGCCGTCCAAGGGGTGATTGCTTCAAAGTATCGAAACGCAGGGCAGACTTGTATCTGCGCCAATCGTCTGTACGTACAATCAAATGTACTTGAAGAATTTCAATATAAACTTGCTGCTGCCGTATCGCACTTGAAAGTCGGAAACGGACTTGATGACGGTGTGGATATCGGACCGATGATCAATACGGAGGCGCGCGATCACGTTATCAACCAAGTAAGAGATGCGGTTCAGAGAGGCGGAAAGGTACTGACCGGCGGGAAAATAGCGGATGTAGGATTGCCGGGTGCATTTTATAGTCCGACCTTACTGGCAAATGTATCGGATGATGCGATGTTGACTCGTGAGGAGACATTTGGGCCGCTCATTGGGATCCGAAGTTTCGAGTCGGAAGAAGAAGCGATACGTTTAGCGAATGATACACCGTATGGATTGGCTGCCTATGTATATACCCGTGACTTGGGCCGTGTCACACGTGTATCGGAAGCGTTGGAATACGGCATTGTCGGGGTAAATGACCCTGTACCAACAGTCGTTCAAGCGCCTTTTGGCGGAATCAAGGAGAGTGGTTGGGGGCGCGAAGGAGGCTGGCAGGGGATTGATGCTTATTTAGAGACGAAATTTATTTCTATACGGTATTGA
- a CDS encoding DMT family transporter: MKHGEEICVMSWVLLFFAIILEFLGTFCTKLSHGFERTLPSVLMFIFYFGSMITWNFALKKIDVSIGYAVWSGLGIAFTAIVGMWYFKEPVTVSKLFFTGLIIVGVVGLSFKN; this comes from the coding sequence GTGAAACACGGAGAGGAAATATGCGTAATGAGTTGGGTTTTGTTGTTTTTTGCAATCATACTTGAATTTTTAGGAACGTTTTGTACCAAATTGTCCCATGGATTCGAAAGAACCCTTCCTTCTGTTTTGATGTTTATTTTTTATTTCGGTTCCATGATTACGTGGAATTTCGCTTTAAAAAAAATCGACGTATCCATTGGATATGCCGTTTGGTCGGGACTTGGCATTGCGTTTACCGCCATTGTAGGCATGTGGTATTTTAAAGAGCCGGTCACGGTCAGTAAATTATTTTTTACGGGGCTTATCATTGTTGGCGTTGTAGGACTTTCCTTTAAAAATTAA
- a CDS encoding TrmB family transcriptional regulator, with protein MPMIQPNTNHMLTFVYSTTTMVVVTEVVIVPIELAEELRNIGFTEYEAKIYIALVKRSPLTGSEVARLSGVPSAKVYATLEKLTQRNLVSTIFGDSVRYVAINPDELIERYKFSMVSTLEKVRDGLMSLQDGGDSDRFLWNIQEYEVFMQKAKTLIQESQEDIRAILWSHEYQTFADDLSKAAKRGVHIHVITDTKEMISGIHTYHHVSLFAQGSVPRPMIVVRDEKEVLIGLNEQECQAIWSTNPVLKEIALTHMRHEIAIHQLSGSIGENSIRQHILEAEGAE; from the coding sequence ATGCCAATGATACAACCGAATACGAACCATATGTTGACATTTGTCTATTCAACTACTACTATGGTAGTAGTGACGGAGGTGGTAATTGTGCCCATAGAATTGGCCGAAGAACTACGTAACATCGGATTTACCGAATACGAGGCCAAAATCTATATTGCATTGGTCAAGCGAAGCCCATTAACCGGTTCAGAGGTGGCGCGGCTGTCAGGGGTTCCAAGTGCGAAGGTGTATGCGACCTTGGAAAAACTGACCCAACGGAATCTTGTCAGCACGATTTTTGGGGACTCGGTGCGCTATGTGGCAATAAACCCTGATGAACTGATAGAGCGTTATAAATTTTCCATGGTTTCGACTCTTGAAAAGGTTCGGGACGGACTCATGTCATTACAAGATGGAGGTGACTCCGACCGATTCCTGTGGAACATTCAAGAATACGAGGTGTTTATGCAGAAGGCAAAAACACTGATTCAGGAGTCTCAAGAGGACATTCGGGCCATTCTTTGGTCTCATGAGTATCAAACATTTGCAGATGATCTGTCCAAGGCCGCAAAACGTGGAGTACACATCCACGTCATTACCGATACAAAGGAAATGATTTCGGGTATTCATACATATCATCACGTTTCCCTGTTCGCACAAGGCAGCGTTCCTCGACCTATGATCGTAGTACGGGATGAAAAAGAGGTTCTGATTGGTCTCAACGAGCAGGAGTGTCAGGCGATCTGGTCTACGAATCCAGTTCTAAAAGAAATTGCACTTACACATATGAGGCACGAGATTGCCATTCATCAACTCTCCGGAAGTATTGGAGAGAACTCAATACGTCAACATATTTTGGAAGCGGAGGGAGCAGAATGA
- a CDS encoding carboxymuconolactone decarboxylase family protein: MDINAAVGSSIGIPSEKILALPQYKTSPLFGEREKLVLEYADAITFSDQNVDDRLFQRLREEFSENEIVELTALIAWENFSSKFNRALRIPSQGFFHAECDTD; encoded by the coding sequence ATGGACATTAACGCTGCCGTTGGCAGTTCGATTGGAATTCCATCAGAAAAAATTCTCGCTTTGCCACAATACAAAACGAGTCCGTTGTTCGGCGAACGTGAAAAGCTGGTTTTGGAGTATGCGGATGCTATCACGTTTTCCGATCAGAATGTAGATGATCGTTTATTTCAGCGATTACGTGAGGAGTTCTCTGAAAATGAGATCGTTGAACTTACGGCCTTGATCGCTTGGGAGAACTTTTCCAGTAAATTTAATCGGGCATTGCGAATTCCATCTCAAGGATTTTTTCATGCAGAATGTGACACTGACTAG
- a CDS encoding class I SAM-dependent methyltransferase, whose protein sequence is MALFDEKANTYDDFCLTPIGTFVDRIERDMMAAIARPVRGEKAIDLGCGTGTYAYWLRDMGLSVVGVDLSQDMLEVARGKRKNEVTFQKADLAHLPFGDNTFDLAICNVVLEFIDEPATVLREGFRVLKPGGRLIVGCINKYGAWGKKYTRRGQEDPMSIYSHAQFLSYEDILKIGPNKPTDVRFGLFVEPEEFRDFEIAIQLEQTHRQRQDNIGGYFVIRFEK, encoded by the coding sequence ATGGCTTTGTTTGATGAAAAAGCGAACACCTATGATGATTTCTGTCTCACTCCAATCGGTACATTTGTCGATCGGATAGAACGTGATATGATGGCTGCCATAGCACGTCCGGTACGAGGGGAAAAGGCGATCGATCTTGGCTGCGGAACAGGAACCTACGCCTATTGGTTACGTGATATGGGACTTTCTGTGGTAGGTGTCGATCTTTCACAGGACATGCTTGAGGTAGCACGCGGCAAGCGGAAGAATGAGGTTACTTTTCAGAAAGCCGACCTCGCTCATTTACCTTTTGGCGACAATACGTTTGATTTGGCAATTTGTAACGTTGTTCTTGAATTTATAGACGAACCGGCAACTGTTTTGCGTGAAGGATTTCGTGTTTTAAAACCCGGTGGTCGCTTGATTGTCGGTTGTATCAATAAATATGGGGCATGGGGAAAGAAGTATACGAGGCGTGGGCAAGAAGATCCCATGAGTATATACAGCCACGCTCAATTTTTATCTTATGAGGACATTCTAAAAATCGGCCCAAACAAGCCGACTGACGTTCGATTTGGTCTCTTTGTAGAACCTGAGGAGTTTCGGGATTTTGAAATTGCCATCCAGTTGGAGCAGACACACCGTCAAAGACAAGATAATATAGGTGGTTATTTTGTAATTCGATTTGAAAAATGA